Proteins encoded within one genomic window of Patescibacteria group bacterium:
- the rplS gene encoding 50S ribosomal protein L19: protein MSPAAVEEVKDFSDIRPGMTVRVHQKIKETNTKGEEKERIQIYEGMIIAHKHGNEAGATITVRKVSDGIGVEKIFPLRSPNVAKLEVVKQAKVRRSKLYFLRNWSKRLKETIIKK from the coding sequence ATCTCCCCTGCTGCCGTAGAAGAAGTTAAAGACTTCTCCGACATCCGTCCGGGTATGACCGTTCGCGTTCACCAAAAAATTAAAGAAACAAATACCAAGGGCGAAGAAAAAGAAAGAATCCAGATTTATGAAGGTATGATCATCGCTCATAAACATGGCAACGAAGCCGGCGCTACTATCACTGTTCGCAAGGTTTCCGACGGTATCGGAGTAGAAAAGATATTTCCTCTCCGTTCGCCAAATGTTGCCAAGCTAGAAGTGGTTAAACAAGCCAAAGTACGTCGCAGTAAACTCTATTTCCTCCGCAACTGGAGCAAAAGACTGAAAGAAACAATTATAAAGAAGTAA
- the gmk gene encoding guanylate kinase translates to MKRGIIFVIAGPTGAGETSVSKAVCQKIPNLKMTTTYTSRDPRPGEKNGVDYKFLSVKDFEKKIKAGGFLEYIKVLNRGHYYGTNKKDIEDKLKNGINIVINLELKGKKVIKKLYPNSLSIFIKPDRISRIKNRLITRDPGIDPEEFKKRLQNAKDELGEAKFYDYTVINYEGKMNDTVERIIGIIQRHLAKINNTSQ, encoded by the coding sequence ATGAAGCGGGGAATAATTTTTGTTATTGCCGGTCCCACTGGCGCCGGAGAAACATCGGTCAGCAAAGCTGTGTGTCAAAAAATACCAAACCTCAAGATGACCACCACTTATACCTCTCGAGATCCCCGCCCTGGAGAAAAAAACGGCGTTGACTACAAATTTCTTTCCGTTAAAGATTTTGAGAAAAAAATCAAAGCCGGTGGATTTTTGGAATATATCAAAGTTTTAAATCGCGGTCATTATTATGGCACTAATAAAAAGGATATTGAGGACAAGCTAAAAAATGGCATTAATATTGTTATCAACCTTGAGTTAAAAGGCAAAAAAGTTATAAAAAAACTCTATCCAAATTCTCTATCAATTTTTATCAAGCCTGACAGAATCTCTCGCATCAAAAATCGTCTGATTACCCGCGACCCTGGTATTGATCCGGAAGAGTTTAAAAAAAGACTACAAAATGCAAAGGATGAACTGGGAGAGGCCAAATTTTACGACTATACTGTAATCAACTACGAAGGCAAGATGAACGACACTGTCGAAAGAATAATTGGTATAATCCAGCGCCACCTCGCCAAAATCAATAATACTTCCCAATAA
- the uvrA gene encoding excinuclease ABC subunit UvrA: MANQIKIRGARVNNLKNINVDIPKDKLVIITGLSGSGKSSLAFDTIYAEGQRRYVDSLSSYARQFMGVIEKPDVDSIEGLSPAIAIDQRSVSHNPRSTVGTVTEIYDYLRLLFSKLGHRFCHQCGSEVTKQTLEEITSMVLKLEAGEYYLVAPVVKSQKGEQKKVVSGITKSGYLGLVVDGQFFHVDQLSTIKIDKAEKHDVDIVLSKIKINGDNQKISELVKVALDLGNGELKVKKVNGGDFTGKEYNFSQYYTCPSCGITLSEIEPRSFSFNSPQGACAACAGLGVKMEVDPDLIIPNRKLTIAEGAIKPWVRMVGGQTGQYKLLEAMSKENGFSIHQPLEKIKADQIDIILYGTGAKKYLIGSQEQVYEGVIPQLERRYRESDSDFMRSEIEGYMRSMICPSCHGQRLKKESLSVKVGGLNIAQVVALNINDAGVYFKGLEKLFDKKEKQIGSQIIREVLARIDYIKGVGLDYLALDRSAGTLSGGEAQRIRLATQMGSGLSGVIYILDEPSIGLHQKDNAKLIKTLKELRNIGNSVVVVEHDEMIIREADEIIDIGPGAGTYGGHVIAQGTLKEILSNKKSLTGQYLSGKKKIDTPSEYRKGNGKSIEIVGAKAFNLKNISVKLPLGKFVCFTGVSGSGKSTLMTEILAKALSRHFYRAKDLPGEHKEIKGLENIDKVISIDQSPIGRTPRSNPATYTGVFTYIRDLFTQLPEAKIRGYDAGKFSFNVKGGRCESCGGDGLVRIEMQFLSDVYVLCDECHGQRYQKEILEVHFRNKNIADILDMTVEEAKYFFSDKPIIAEKLSTLSEVGLGYVKLGQSATTLSGGEAQRVKLATELARRSTGNTLYILDEPTTGLHFDDIKRLLAVLQRLVDKGNTVLVIEHNLEVIKSADWVIDLGPEGGDKGGEIVAQGTPEDIAKEKRSFTGQYLKSVLD; encoded by the coding sequence ATGGCGAACCAAATAAAGATTCGTGGCGCTCGGGTGAATAACCTCAAAAATATTAATGTTGATATTCCCAAAGATAAATTGGTGATTATTACCGGTTTGTCAGGATCTGGTAAATCGTCGCTTGCTTTTGACACGATTTACGCCGAAGGTCAGCGTCGTTACGTTGATTCTCTTTCTTCGTATGCGCGGCAGTTTATGGGAGTGATAGAAAAGCCGGATGTCGACTCTATTGAAGGTTTGTCGCCTGCTATTGCTATCGATCAGCGTAGTGTTAGCCATAATCCTCGCTCGACCGTTGGTACTGTGACTGAAATATATGATTATTTACGTTTGTTGTTTTCCAAACTCGGTCATCGATTTTGTCATCAGTGCGGCAGTGAGGTAACTAAGCAGACTTTAGAGGAAATAACTAGCATGGTTTTGAAGCTGGAAGCCGGTGAATATTATTTGGTCGCCCCGGTGGTAAAAAGTCAAAAAGGGGAACAAAAGAAAGTGGTTTCTGGTATTACCAAATCTGGGTATCTTGGACTAGTCGTCGATGGGCAGTTTTTTCATGTTGATCAGCTGTCAACCATTAAAATAGATAAAGCGGAAAAACACGATGTTGATATAGTTTTATCCAAAATAAAAATCAACGGTGACAATCAAAAGATTTCCGAGCTAGTAAAAGTGGCGCTCGATCTTGGTAACGGTGAGCTGAAAGTAAAGAAGGTAAATGGCGGAGATTTTACCGGCAAAGAATATAATTTTTCTCAATATTATACTTGTCCCAGTTGTGGCATCACTCTTTCGGAAATCGAGCCGCGATCTTTTTCTTTTAACTCACCGCAAGGAGCGTGCGCTGCCTGTGCCGGTCTAGGTGTTAAAATGGAAGTTGATCCTGATTTGATAATTCCTAATCGTAAATTAACTATTGCTGAAGGCGCGATTAAGCCTTGGGTGCGCATGGTTGGTGGTCAGACCGGTCAATATAAGCTACTCGAAGCCATGTCTAAGGAAAATGGTTTTTCGATTCATCAACCTTTGGAGAAAATAAAAGCTGACCAAATCGATATTATTTTGTATGGTACGGGCGCCAAAAAATATCTTATTGGGTCGCAAGAGCAAGTATATGAAGGAGTGATCCCGCAGCTTGAACGCCGCTATCGCGAAAGCGATTCTGATTTTATGCGTTCGGAAATCGAAGGTTATATGCGTTCAATGATTTGTCCTTCTTGTCATGGTCAGCGTCTAAAAAAAGAAAGTTTGTCCGTCAAAGTCGGTGGACTGAATATCGCCCAAGTGGTGGCACTTAATATTAATGACGCAGGAGTTTATTTTAAGGGATTGGAAAAATTATTTGATAAAAAAGAAAAACAGATCGGTAGTCAGATTATCCGCGAGGTATTAGCCCGTATTGATTATATTAAGGGTGTCGGGTTAGATTATTTGGCACTTGATCGTAGCGCTGGTACGCTATCCGGTGGTGAAGCGCAAAGGATTCGTCTGGCTACTCAAATGGGGTCGGGATTATCCGGCGTTATCTATATCCTCGATGAACCGTCGATTGGTCTGCACCAAAAAGACAATGCTAAACTAATTAAAACCCTTAAAGAGCTGCGCAATATTGGCAATTCAGTAGTGGTTGTTGAACACGACGAAATGATTATTCGCGAAGCTGACGAAATTATAGACATCGGTCCCGGCGCCGGCACTTATGGCGGACACGTGATCGCCCAAGGCACGCTCAAAGAAATTTTAAGCAACAAAAAATCTTTAACCGGACAATATCTATCCGGTAAGAAGAAAATTGATACCCCTAGCGAATACCGTAAGGGTAATGGCAAGTCTATCGAGATTGTCGGTGCTAAGGCGTTTAATCTCAAAAATATCAGTGTTAAACTGCCGCTTGGCAAATTTGTTTGCTTCACCGGCGTTTCCGGTTCAGGTAAATCAACTCTAATGACTGAGATCCTTGCCAAGGCTTTATCCCGACATTTTTATCGCGCCAAAGATTTGCCGGGAGAGCATAAAGAAATAAAAGGTTTAGAAAATATTGACAAGGTGATTTCCATCGATCAATCGCCAATTGGTCGGACACCGCGCAGTAATCCGGCTACCTATACCGGTGTTTTTACTTACATCCGTGATTTGTTTACCCAATTACCGGAAGCCAAGATTCGTGGTTATGATGCCGGTAAATTTAGTTTTAATGTTAAGGGCGGACGTTGCGAATCCTGTGGTGGCGACGGACTCGTTCGTATCGAAATGCAGTTTTTGTCGGACGTTTATGTTCTCTGTGACGAATGTCACGGTCAGCGTTACCAAAAAGAAATACTAGAAGTACATTTCCGCAATAAAAATATCGCTGATATCCTAGACATGACTGTCGAAGAAGCTAAATACTTTTTTTCCGATAAACCGATTATTGCCGAAAAACTCAGCACGCTATCAGAAGTCGGACTGGGCTATGTTAAGCTTGGTCAGTCAGCCACTACACTGTCTGGCGGTGAAGCTCAGCGTGTCAAACTGGCAACCGAGCTAGCTCGCCGTTCGACTGGTAACACTCTGTATATTCTCGACGAGCCGACCACCGGTCTTCATTTTGATGATATTAAAAGACTGCTCGCTGTTTTGCAGCGTTTGGTAGATAAGGGAAACACCGTACTGGTTATAGAGCATAATTTGGAAGTGATAAAATCTGCCGACTGGGTGATTGATCTTGGACCAGAGGGTGGCGACAAAGGCGGAGAAATAGTAGCGCAGGGAACGCCGGAAGATATTGCCAAAGAAAAAAGAAGTTTTACCGGACAATACCTGAAGAGCGTTTTGGATTAG
- a CDS encoding RNA pseudouridine synthase yields the protein MIAKTDDYLVINKPSGIPVHPDSKYLTGTLIQKIATKYPEVKKIGEDKNRPGIVHRIDKDASGLLVVARNKKMFIFLKSQFADRKVKKEYLALVRGKMEKDSGTINFSIARSSAGTMAARPLSQEGKNALTEYHVVKYFINYTLVRVTIKTGRTHQIRVHFKALGHPLAGDKLYTIRKQKKETAPPPRLFLHSHLLGFYDSDNQWQEFSSDLPTDLKNYLNTTK from the coding sequence CGATTATTTAGTAATCAATAAACCATCTGGTATTCCTGTTCATCCTGACAGCAAATACCTAACCGGAACACTAATCCAAAAGATAGCGACAAAATATCCCGAGGTAAAAAAAATAGGTGAGGACAAAAATCGCCCGGGCATTGTTCATCGTATCGACAAAGATGCTTCTGGCCTGCTAGTTGTCGCCCGTAACAAAAAAATGTTTATTTTTCTCAAAAGTCAATTTGCCGACCGCAAGGTAAAAAAAGAATATCTCGCTCTAGTCCGAGGCAAAATGGAAAAAGACTCTGGAACAATAAATTTTTCTATCGCTCGATCATCTGCTGGAACAATGGCGGCAAGACCACTAAGCCAAGAAGGGAAAAATGCGCTGACCGAATACCATGTAGTAAAATACTTTATCAACTATACTTTGGTTCGAGTTACGATTAAAACCGGTCGCACTCATCAGATCCGCGTTCATTTTAAAGCCCTGGGACACCCGCTGGCCGGCGACAAACTCTACACGATCAGAAAACAAAAAAAAGAAACCGCTCCTCCACCCAGACTATTTTTGCATTCTCACCTACTTGGATTTTACGACTCAGATAATCAATGGCAGGAGTTTTCCTCCGATTTACCTACGGATCTGAAAAATTACTTAAATACAACAAAATAA